In a single window of the Prochlorococcus marinus XMU1408 genome:
- the rplF gene encoding 50S ribosomal protein L6 translates to MSRTGKKPISLPEKVDVKIEGLLITVKGPNGQLQRILPDGVSISKNDNSIVVSPLNEKRKSREMHGLCRSLVANMIEGVSNGFTKKLEIVGVGSRAQVKGKTLVVSAGYSHPVEVVPPEGITFKVENNTNVSVTGPDKELVGNEAAKIRAIRPPEPYKGKGIKYEGEQIIRKAGKSGKA, encoded by the coding sequence ATGTCTCGTACTGGAAAAAAACCAATCTCCCTTCCTGAAAAGGTAGATGTAAAAATCGAAGGTCTATTAATCACTGTAAAAGGACCCAATGGTCAATTGCAGAGAATCCTTCCTGATGGAGTGAGCATAAGTAAAAACGATAATTCCATTGTGGTTTCCCCTCTCAATGAAAAGAGAAAGTCCAGAGAAATGCATGGATTATGCAGATCATTAGTAGCAAACATGATTGAGGGAGTAAGTAATGGCTTTACAAAAAAACTTGAGATTGTTGGGGTTGGTTCTAGAGCGCAAGTAAAAGGGAAAACACTTGTTGTTAGTGCTGGGTATAGTCATCCAGTTGAGGTTGTTCCTCCAGAAGGTATAACTTTTAAAGTTGAAAACAATACAAATGTTTCTGTTACAGGTCCCGATAAAGAACTAGTTGGTAATGAAGCTGCAAAAATAAGAGCGATAAGGCCTCCAGAGCCTTACAAAGGTAAAGGAATCAAATATGAAGGAGAACAGATAATCAGAAAAGCTGGTAAATCTGGCAAAGCTTAA
- the rpsH gene encoding 30S ribosomal protein S8: MSNHDPISDMLTRIRNASEKRHEQTKVPASRMSLSIAKVLQREGFIAEINEEGEGFRKQLILGLKYTGKHRSPIIRSMQRVSKPGLRIYKNTRGLPKVLGGLGVAIISTSKGVMSDRDARKQGVGGEVLCYVC, encoded by the coding sequence ATGTCCAACCACGATCCAATTTCAGACATGCTCACTCGCATTCGAAATGCAAGTGAAAAACGTCATGAACAAACAAAAGTCCCAGCCTCAAGAATGTCTCTTAGCATCGCTAAGGTTCTTCAGCGAGAGGGGTTCATAGCAGAGATCAATGAAGAAGGAGAAGGCTTTAGAAAGCAGCTCATTCTTGGATTGAAATATACCGGTAAGCATCGCTCACCAATTATTCGTTCAATGCAGCGAGTGAGTAAGCCAGGTTTGAGGATTTATAAAAATACTCGAGGATTACCAAAAGTTTTAGGAGGTCTTGGAGTTGCAATAATTTCCACCTCTAAAGGAGTCATGAGTGATCGTGATGCCCGAAAACAAGGTGTTGGAGGAGAAGTCCTCTGCTATGTCTGTTGA
- the rplE gene encoding 50S ribosomal protein L5 gives MSLKTRYRETIRPKLLKDLGLTNIHQVPKVQKVTLNRGLGEAAQNSKSLEASLAEMATISGQKALVTRAKKAIATFKIRQGMPIGCAVTLRGDRMYAFLERFINLALPRIRDFRGVSPKSFDGRGNYTIGVKEQLIFPEVTFDKVDTIRGMDITIVTSASTDEQGKALLSEMGMPFRKK, from the coding sequence ATGTCATTAAAAACCCGCTACCGAGAGACAATCAGACCAAAACTTTTAAAAGATCTTGGTCTGACAAATATTCATCAAGTTCCCAAAGTGCAAAAGGTCACCTTAAATAGAGGACTTGGTGAAGCTGCACAGAATTCAAAATCTTTAGAAGCTTCTCTAGCTGAAATGGCTACTATTTCAGGTCAAAAAGCTCTTGTAACGAGAGCAAAGAAAGCAATCGCCACTTTTAAGATTCGACAAGGAATGCCAATAGGTTGTGCAGTTACACTTAGAGGTGATCGTATGTACGCGTTCTTGGAGAGGTTCATTAATTTGGCACTTCCAAGGATCAGAGATTTTCGTGGTGTGAGTCCAAAAAGCTTTGACGGGCGAGGAAATTACACCATTGGAGTCAAAGAACAACTTATTTTCCCTGAGGTTACTTTTGACAAAGTCGACACAATTAGAGGCATGGATATCACTATTGTGACCAGTGCTTCTACCGATGAACAAGGCAAGGCTCTCCTTAGTGAAATGGGAATGCCTTTCCGTAAAAAATGA
- the rplX gene encoding 50S ribosomal protein L24 — translation MKIRKGDTVQIISGKDKGKTGEVLQILPYENRVVVKGINQITKHVKPSQEGETGRIETKETSLHASNVMIYSSKEKVASKVEIFVDKDGSKKRRLKKTGELID, via the coding sequence ATGAAGATTCGCAAAGGAGATACAGTTCAGATCATTTCTGGTAAGGATAAGGGAAAAACAGGAGAAGTTCTTCAAATCCTCCCTTATGAAAATAGAGTTGTAGTGAAGGGAATTAATCAAATTACAAAGCATGTAAAGCCATCACAGGAAGGAGAAACTGGTCGAATTGAGACAAAAGAAACTTCTTTACATGCTTCAAATGTAATGATCTACTCAAGTAAAGAAAAAGTTGCTAGCAAGGTTGAAATTTTTGTAGATAAAGACGGATCAAAGAAACGACGATTAAAGAAGACTGGAGAATTAATTGATTAA
- the rplN gene encoding 50S ribosomal protein L14, whose amino-acid sequence MIQQETFLTVADNSGAKRLQCIRVLGSNRRYAHVGDVIVASVKDAMPNMGVKKSDVVKAVVVRTRATMRRDTGNSIRFDDNAAVLINDDQNPRGTRVFGPVARELRERNFTKIVSLAPEVI is encoded by the coding sequence ATGATTCAGCAAGAAACATTCCTCACTGTCGCAGACAACAGTGGTGCCAAGCGTTTGCAATGTATTAGGGTATTAGGTTCTAATCGTCGTTATGCCCATGTTGGCGATGTTATTGTTGCTTCTGTTAAAGATGCGATGCCAAATATGGGGGTCAAAAAATCTGATGTAGTCAAAGCTGTTGTGGTTCGCACTAGAGCAACAATGAGAAGAGATACTGGAAATTCAATTCGATTTGATGATAATGCTGCTGTTCTTATAAATGATGATCAAAACCCAAGAGGGACAAGGGTATTTGGTCCTGTAGCTCGAGAATTAAGAGAACGTAATTTTACGAAAATTGTCTCTTTAGCTCCGGAGGTTATTTAG
- the rpsQ gene encoding 30S ribosomal protein S17 translates to MALKEMVGTVVSDKMQKTVVVAVENRFPHPIYQKIISRTTRYKAHDAENHCKVGDRVRIKESPPMSAQKRWTVTEVLVKGMKSKEAVK, encoded by the coding sequence ATGGCACTTAAGGAAATGGTCGGCACTGTTGTCAGTGACAAAATGCAAAAAACAGTTGTAGTTGCAGTGGAAAATCGATTTCCACATCCTATCTACCAAAAAATCATTAGTCGAACTACTCGATATAAAGCTCATGATGCTGAAAATCATTGCAAAGTTGGAGATAGAGTTCGAATTAAAGAGTCTCCTCCCATGAGCGCTCAAAAAAGATGGACTGTGACTGAAGTTCTTGTTAAGGGTATGAAATCCAAGGAGGCAGTCAAATGA
- the rpmC gene encoding 50S ribosomal protein L29: MSKTTTEDVRNLSDSDISEKIENLRKELFDLRFKQATRQLVKTHRFKEARIELAQLLTVSNERSRSNTSS, translated from the coding sequence ATGAGCAAAACAACTACGGAAGATGTAAGGAATCTCTCTGATTCCGATATATCAGAAAAGATTGAAAATCTTCGAAAAGAACTTTTTGATCTTCGATTTAAGCAGGCTACTAGACAGCTAGTGAAAACTCACCGTTTTAAAGAGGCACGAATCGAGTTGGCTCAGCTTTTAACGGTTTCTAATGAGCGAAGCCGCTCAAATACATCATCTTGA
- the rplP gene encoding 50S ribosomal protein L16 → MLSPKRTKFRKQQRGRMRGVATRGNKIAFGQFALQAQDCGWVTSRQIEASRRAMTRYVKRGGQIWIRIFPDKPVTMRPAETRMGSGKGNPEFWVAVVKPGRILFEMGGDEITEEIAKEAMRLAQYKLPVKTKFISLEEDLNKGNYKPAKTQVSADDSESSS, encoded by the coding sequence ATGCTTAGTCCCAAAAGAACTAAATTTCGCAAACAACAAAGAGGCCGTATGCGCGGCGTTGCTACTAGAGGCAACAAAATCGCTTTTGGTCAGTTTGCATTGCAGGCACAAGACTGTGGGTGGGTTACCTCAAGGCAAATCGAGGCTAGTAGACGAGCAATGACTCGTTATGTAAAAAGGGGAGGACAGATCTGGATTCGTATTTTCCCTGATAAGCCGGTAACTATGAGGCCCGCTGAAACAAGAATGGGATCTGGTAAAGGTAATCCAGAATTTTGGGTTGCAGTTGTTAAGCCAGGTCGAATATTGTTTGAAATGGGTGGGGATGAGATTACAGAGGAAATTGCAAAAGAGGCAATGCGTCTTGCTCAATACAAGTTGCCAGTAAAAACAAAATTTATTTCCCTAGAGGAAGATCTCAATAAGGGAAATTATAAACCTGCTAAAACGCAAGTTTCAGCAGATGATTCGGAGTCATCATCATGA
- the rpsC gene encoding 30S ribosomal protein S3 gives MGHKIHPTGIRLGITQEHRSKWYAPSKTYPLLLQEDDRIRTFIKKKYGAAGISDVLIARKADQLEVELKTARPGVIVGRQGSGIEELRSGIQKTIGDRNRQVRINVVEVEKVDADAFLLAEYIAQQLEKRVAFRRTIRMAVQRAQRAGVLGLKIQVGGRLNGAEIARSEWTREGRVPLHTLRAEIDYATKVASTTYGVLGIKVWVFKGEVLPKEEQPLPVGSSPRRNRSNRRPQQFEDRSNEGK, from the coding sequence ATGGGACATAAAATTCATCCAACTGGAATCAGGCTTGGTATCACCCAAGAGCATCGTTCTAAATGGTACGCACCTAGTAAAACTTATCCTTTGCTACTGCAAGAAGATGACCGTATTCGTACTTTTATCAAGAAAAAGTATGGTGCGGCCGGGATAAGTGATGTATTGATTGCTCGAAAAGCAGATCAACTTGAGGTCGAATTAAAAACTGCTCGGCCTGGAGTAATTGTTGGAAGACAAGGCAGTGGTATCGAAGAACTCAGGTCTGGTATTCAAAAAACAATTGGAGATAGGAATAGGCAAGTACGAATAAATGTTGTTGAAGTAGAAAAAGTTGATGCTGATGCTTTTTTACTTGCAGAATATATTGCTCAACAATTAGAAAAGCGTGTTGCATTCAGACGAACAATTCGAATGGCTGTTCAAAGAGCACAAAGAGCAGGTGTTTTAGGTTTGAAAATACAAGTTGGTGGAAGATTGAATGGAGCTGAAATTGCACGTTCTGAATGGACACGAGAGGGAAGAGTCCCTCTGCATACTTTGAGAGCAGAAATCGACTATGCAACCAAAGTTGCTAGTACAACTTATGGAGTCTTAGGAATCAAAGTATGGGTTTTTAAAGGTGAAGTTCTTCCTAAAGAAGAACAGCCTTTACCTGTTGGTTCTTCACCTAGGCGAAATAGGTCGAACCGAAGACCTCAACAATTTGAGGATCGATCCAATGAAGGCAAATAA
- the rplV gene encoding 50S ribosomal protein L22, with amino-acid sequence MTISPTKTAAQAHGRYIRGSASKVRRVLDQIRGRTYRDALIMLEFMPYRSTEPITKVLRSAVANAEHNLGLDPSSLVITTATADMGPPMKRYRPRAQGRAFAIKKQTCHISISVSANQSITSEGSD; translated from the coding sequence ATGACTATTTCACCTACCAAAACTGCAGCCCAAGCTCATGGTCGTTACATTCGAGGATCTGCTTCAAAAGTACGACGTGTTCTTGATCAAATTAGAGGAAGAACTTACAGAGATGCATTAATCATGCTTGAATTTATGCCTTATAGATCAACGGAGCCAATAACGAAGGTATTGAGATCTGCTGTTGCTAATGCAGAACACAACCTTGGTTTAGATCCTTCTTCTCTGGTTATTACCACTGCTACGGCTGATATGGGACCCCCAATGAAACGCTACAGACCTAGGGCTCAAGGTAGAGCATTTGCTATCAAAAAGCAGACATGTCATATCAGCATTTCTGTTTCGGCCAATCAATCAATCACTTCTGAGGGTTCAGACTGA
- the rpsS gene encoding 30S ribosomal protein S19 produces the protein MGRSLKKGPFISDSLLRKIEKQNSNEDKTVIKTWSRASTILPMMIGHTIAVHNGKSHIPVFITEQMVGHKLGEFAPTRTYKGHIRDKKGAR, from the coding sequence ATGGGACGTTCACTCAAAAAAGGGCCTTTTATTTCAGATAGTTTGCTTCGTAAAATCGAGAAGCAAAACTCAAATGAAGATAAAACTGTCATCAAAACCTGGTCCAGAGCTTCAACAATTTTGCCAATGATGATTGGCCATACTATTGCTGTTCATAATGGGAAGAGCCATATACCTGTTTTCATAACAGAGCAAATGGTTGGACACAAGTTAGGTGAGTTTGCTCCAACTCGAACCTATAAAGGTCACATTAGAGATAAAAAAGGAGCACGTTAA
- the rplB gene encoding 50S ribosomal protein L2, which translates to MAIRSFKPYTPGTRTRVVTDFSEVTSSKPERSLVVSKHRKKGRNNRGIITCRHRGGGHKRLYRIVDFRRNKHGVSAKVAAIHYDPHRNARLALLFYSDGEKRYILAPAGISVGQEVISGPDAPIETGNALPLSSMPLGSSVHCVELYPGRGGQMVRTAGASAQVMAKEGDYVALKLPSTEVRLVRKECYATLGEVGNSEIRNTSLGKAGRRRWLGRRPQVRGSVMNPCDHPHGGGEGKAPVGRAGPVTPWGKAALGLKTRKKNKPSNKYVLRKRRRVSKRSRGGRDS; encoded by the coding sequence ATGGCTATAAGAAGTTTCAAACCCTATACTCCAGGTACTAGGACAAGAGTTGTAACTGATTTTAGTGAAGTTACATCTAGTAAGCCTGAGCGTTCACTTGTAGTATCTAAACATCGCAAAAAAGGACGCAATAACAGAGGCATAATTACTTGTCGGCATAGAGGTGGAGGACATAAAAGGTTATATAGAATTGTTGATTTTCGTCGAAACAAGCACGGTGTTTCTGCAAAGGTCGCAGCAATTCATTATGACCCTCATCGCAATGCAAGACTTGCACTTCTCTTCTATTCAGATGGTGAGAAGAGGTATATTCTTGCACCTGCTGGTATAAGTGTTGGCCAAGAAGTTATTTCAGGTCCAGATGCACCAATTGAAACTGGTAATGCTTTACCACTTTCTTCAATGCCTTTAGGATCCAGTGTTCATTGTGTTGAGTTGTATCCCGGTCGAGGGGGACAAATGGTTCGCACAGCTGGAGCTAGTGCCCAGGTCATGGCTAAAGAAGGAGATTATGTTGCATTGAAATTACCCTCAACAGAGGTTCGTTTAGTCAGAAAAGAATGCTATGCGACCCTTGGAGAGGTTGGTAATTCTGAAATTAGAAATACAAGCCTTGGGAAAGCTGGAAGGAGAAGATGGCTTGGCAGACGCCCTCAAGTTAGAGGAAGTGTTATGAATCCATGTGATCACCCACATGGAGGAGGCGAGGGCAAGGCCCCAGTTGGTCGTGCTGGTCCTGTGACTCCTTGGGGTAAAGCTGCTCTTGGTTTAAAAACCAGGAAGAAGAATAAGCCGAGTAATAAGTACGTTCTCCGAAAACGTCGTCGAGTTTCTAAACGTAGTAGAGGAGGTCGCGATTCATGA
- a CDS encoding 50S ribosomal protein L23, giving the protein MTKFFDQRLTDVIKRPLITEKATKALDLNQYTFEVDPRAAKPDIKAAIEKMFDVKVLGISTMNPPRKSRRVGRFSGKRPQVKKAVVRLAEGNSIQLFPESEEA; this is encoded by the coding sequence ATGACTAAATTTTTTGATCAACGACTTACTGATGTGATTAAGCGTCCTTTGATAACAGAGAAGGCGACAAAAGCTTTGGATTTAAATCAGTACACCTTTGAAGTCGATCCAAGAGCAGCTAAGCCAGATATTAAAGCTGCTATTGAAAAAATGTTTGATGTAAAGGTTCTTGGTATTAGTACCATGAATCCCCCTAGAAAAAGTAGAAGAGTTGGTAGGTTTTCTGGCAAGAGGCCACAAGTGAAGAAGGCTGTTGTTCGTCTAGCAGAAGGCAACTCCATCCAGTTGTTCCCAGAATCTGAGGAGGCTTAA
- the rplD gene encoding 50S ribosomal protein L4, producing MANCTVLDWQGKESGELSIDLKTAKESTAVDLLHRAVLRQQAHSRQGTASTLTRSEVRGGGRKPYKQKGTGRARQGSIRTPLRPGGGIVFGPKPRKYNLEMNRKERRLALRTALMSRISDAKIIKDFGLKLEVPKTSEIVSLLKRVGIDSDGKVLIILNQPSDIIKRSIRNLEKIKLISADQLNVFDLLNANSLVIGEDALSTIKEVYGND from the coding sequence ATGGCTAACTGTACTGTTCTTGATTGGCAAGGTAAAGAATCTGGCGAATTATCAATTGACTTGAAAACTGCCAAGGAATCTACGGCAGTAGATCTATTACATCGAGCTGTGTTGCGTCAGCAAGCTCACAGCCGTCAGGGAACTGCAAGCACTTTGACTAGATCAGAGGTTCGAGGCGGTGGTCGCAAACCCTACAAACAAAAAGGGACTGGTAGAGCTAGACAAGGTTCAATTAGAACCCCTCTTCGTCCAGGAGGTGGAATCGTATTTGGTCCTAAGCCCAGGAAATATAATTTGGAAATGAATAGGAAGGAACGTAGACTTGCTCTGAGAACTGCTCTTATGAGCAGAATTTCAGATGCAAAAATAATTAAAGACTTTGGTTTAAAACTAGAAGTTCCTAAAACCAGTGAAATCGTTTCACTACTCAAGCGAGTAGGAATTGATTCTGATGGAAAAGTTTTAATCATTCTGAATCAACCTTCAGATATTATTAAGCGTTCAATCAGAAACTTGGAGAAAATCAAGCTTATTTCTGCTGATCAATTAAATGTGTTTGATCTTCTCAATGCTAATTCATTGGTAATAGGTGAAGACGCATTATCAACAATTAAGGAGGTCTACGGTAATGACTAA
- the rplC gene encoding 50S ribosomal protein L3 — translation MSLGILGKKLGMSQLFDDQGRAVPVTLIEAGPCRITQLKSADTDGYAAVQIGFQLIREKLINKPSKGHLSKSGDDLLRHLREYRVENSSEFELGASITVDDFEKGQKVDVSGDTMGRGFAGYQKRHGFSRGPMSHGSKNHRLPGSTGAGTTPGRVYPGKRMAGRFGGKKVTTRGLEILKIDINHNLLVVKGSVPGKPGSLLNIRPAKKVGVSTQQGGK, via the coding sequence ATGTCTTTAGGAATCTTAGGTAAGAAGTTGGGGATGTCCCAACTCTTCGATGATCAAGGCAGAGCCGTTCCAGTCACTTTGATCGAAGCGGGTCCCTGTCGAATAACTCAATTGAAGTCTGCTGATACAGATGGTTATGCCGCTGTACAGATAGGTTTTCAATTAATTCGTGAAAAACTAATCAACAAGCCTTCAAAAGGTCATCTTTCTAAATCAGGGGATGATCTTTTGCGTCATCTTCGAGAATACCGAGTTGAAAATTCCAGTGAATTTGAACTTGGGGCTTCAATAACTGTAGATGATTTCGAAAAAGGTCAGAAGGTTGATGTTAGTGGCGACACTATGGGTAGGGGATTTGCTGGTTATCAAAAACGACATGGGTTTAGTCGAGGTCCTATGAGCCACGGTTCAAAGAATCATCGATTACCTGGTTCAACAGGAGCTGGAACAACTCCAGGTCGTGTTTACCCAGGCAAGAGAATGGCGGGTCGTTTTGGTGGTAAAAAAGTAACTACTAGAGGCCTTGAAATTCTTAAGATAGATATTAATCACAATCTTTTGGTAGTAAAAGGATCTGTTCCAGGGAAGCCTGGATCTCTTCTAAACATAAGACCAGCCAAAAAAGTTGGCGTCTCTACCCAACAAGGAGGTAAATGA
- a CDS encoding NAD(P)H-quinone oxidoreductase subunit N, with protein MPLLLSGQKFRTDLESFGCLAILTPLEGGAETRLLRRLRANGYQTQITSARGLGDPVVFLSQLHGIRPPHLGHQNVGRNGALGEVQQVIPQLNELLVENKTLVLWLLEGQVLSKSELLSINNLCQKEPRIKIVIEMGGARSIKWQPLNEFISEN; from the coding sequence ATGCCTTTATTACTTTCTGGTCAGAAATTTCGCACTGATCTTGAATCATTTGGGTGTCTTGCCATCCTGACGCCATTAGAAGGAGGAGCAGAAACTCGTTTACTTCGAAGACTTAGAGCTAATGGATATCAGACTCAGATAACTTCCGCGAGGGGATTGGGTGACCCTGTTGTCTTTCTTAGCCAATTACATGGGATCAGGCCACCACATTTGGGACATCAAAATGTTGGGAGAAATGGTGCATTGGGTGAGGTACAACAAGTCATTCCACAATTAAATGAATTATTGGTAGAAAATAAAACCTTAGTCCTTTGGTTGTTAGAGGGCCAAGTCTTGTCAAAGTCTGAACTACTATCCATCAATAATCTTTGCCAAAAAGAACCACGCATAAAAATTGTTATTGAAATGGGAGGAGCTCGAAGTATTAAATGGCAACCATTAAATGAATTCATCAGTGAAAATTAA
- a CDS encoding LdpA C-terminal domain-containing domain — translation MITNNSICNSEALKKGNWVKLICGASNQDLPSIVDLCSIYGAAGVHCIDLAADEAVINAARNSIDWVFETYGKKPWLMISLSDGQDAHFRKAWFNPDLCPSNCLRPCQNICPALAIGNEGGVNTNKCYGCGRCIDTCPLGIIQEKDRRLTLKDFAPLLTTIKPDAVEIHTAPGRVKEFEKTIKEIFKANLKLKRLSVSCGLQGHGINHEELAEELWLRHKFLRIHNQKPLWQLDGRRMSGDLGAGAAKIAVKLWEKIRPIAPPGPLQLAGGTNESTIKYLPEINGPEGVAFGGKARKIIQPWLEEAQRKRISLKDWPEGWEAALSEAKRLVNPWLIRKSS, via the coding sequence GTGATTACTAACAATTCGATTTGTAATTCTGAAGCTCTCAAAAAAGGTAACTGGGTCAAATTAATCTGCGGAGCTAGTAATCAAGATTTACCATCAATAGTTGATCTTTGCTCAATTTATGGAGCAGCAGGTGTTCATTGCATTGACCTTGCAGCAGACGAAGCAGTTATCAATGCAGCTCGCAATTCTATTGACTGGGTTTTTGAAACTTATGGGAAAAAGCCATGGCTGATGATTAGCTTGAGTGATGGACAAGATGCACATTTTCGAAAAGCTTGGTTTAACCCAGACTTGTGTCCTTCGAATTGCTTACGACCCTGTCAAAATATTTGTCCAGCTCTTGCGATAGGAAACGAGGGTGGTGTAAACACCAATAAATGTTATGGATGTGGACGATGTATTGATACATGCCCATTAGGAATCATTCAAGAAAAGGATCGAAGATTAACTCTGAAAGATTTCGCTCCATTGTTAACGACGATTAAACCAGATGCAGTAGAAATTCATACTGCTCCTGGAAGAGTCAAAGAGTTTGAAAAGACAATCAAGGAAATTTTCAAAGCAAATCTAAAGCTAAAGCGATTATCTGTTAGTTGCGGATTACAAGGGCATGGAATCAATCATGAAGAATTAGCTGAAGAACTTTGGCTTCGCCATAAATTCCTGAGAATTCATAATCAAAAACCTCTTTGGCAACTTGATGGACGGAGGATGAGTGGAGACCTAGGAGCAGGTGCGGCCAAAATCGCAGTAAAACTCTGGGAAAAGATACGCCCAATAGCCCCACCAGGACCTTTACAACTTGCTGGCGGTACTAATGAATCAACAATTAAGTACTTACCAGAGATTAATGGACCTGAAGGCGTTGCTTTTGGAGGTAAAGCAAGAAAAATAATTCAACCATGGTTAGAGGAGGCTCAACGAAAACGAATTAGTCTTAAAGATTGGCCAGAAGGCTGGGAAGCAGCTCTTTCAGAAGCAAAACGATTAGTAAATCCTTGGCTCATAAGAAAATCTTCATAA
- a CDS encoding HAD family hydrolase: protein MIDKPLLILDFDGVIVDGIKEYWASSSQTFLNIISSQEKEIIFLPHEIPTTFKAMRPWVHHGWEMVILAAECSDKTSQINLNGIEKFSKNYSKECSSILNRWGWTPSQLQEALNQTRREAISNNFDQWLNYHQPFASVVQRLHQLEKESIEFAVLTTKSFEFTKKLLHSFSLQPKLIFGHESGSKIDILKKLLHKRVIRGFIEDRRSTLEKVLEDPQLRSIPCYLASWGYLKPHDRKNLPSGIKLIDLEILREPISNWP, encoded by the coding sequence GTGATAGATAAACCGTTACTTATTCTTGATTTTGATGGTGTCATCGTTGACGGCATTAAGGAGTATTGGGCAAGTTCTAGTCAAACTTTTCTAAACATAATTTCTTCTCAAGAAAAAGAAATAATTTTTTTGCCGCATGAGATCCCTACAACTTTTAAGGCCATGAGACCCTGGGTTCACCATGGTTGGGAAATGGTTATCCTGGCTGCTGAATGTTCAGATAAAACCAGTCAAATCAACTTAAATGGGATTGAAAAGTTCTCAAAAAATTACTCAAAAGAATGCTCTTCTATACTGAATAGATGGGGTTGGACACCTTCTCAATTACAAGAAGCTTTAAATCAAACGCGACGAGAAGCGATATCAAATAATTTTGATCAATGGTTAAATTATCACCAACCTTTTGCTTCAGTAGTTCAACGGCTCCATCAACTTGAGAAAGAAAGTATTGAATTTGCTGTTTTAACTACAAAAAGTTTTGAGTTTACAAAAAAACTTTTGCATTCTTTCAGCCTTCAGCCCAAACTTATTTTTGGTCACGAGTCAGGCAGTAAAATCGATATCTTGAAGAAACTCTTACACAAAAGAGTAATCCGAGGATTTATTGAAGATCGGAGAAGCACCTTAGAAAAAGTCCTTGAAGATCCCCAGCTAAGATCTATCCCTTGTTATTTAGCAAGCTGGGGATACTTAAAACCCCACGATCGAAAGAATCTTCCTTCTGGTATTAAATTAATAGATCTAGAAATTTTAAGAGAACCCATTTCGAACTGGCCTTGA